Proteins from a single region of Pseudomonas fulva:
- a CDS encoding CopD family protein: MPLLKLLHFTALFAWCGTLLYLPALIAANCRTAYSVERPGHPALNRTIFTLVATPAALVAIGSGTALFLRDGTFGIWLVAKLTAVAVMVICHALCGLLILQCERQPRPALTVACAALGGITFGMIAATLWLVLAKPF, translated from the coding sequence ATGCCACTGCTGAAACTGCTGCACTTCACCGCACTCTTCGCCTGGTGCGGCACCCTGCTCTACCTGCCTGCGCTGATCGCCGCCAACTGCCGCACGGCCTACAGCGTGGAGCGCCCCGGCCATCCTGCACTCAACCGCACGATCTTCACCCTGGTGGCCACGCCAGCCGCGCTGGTCGCCATCGGCAGCGGCACCGCGCTGTTCCTGCGTGACGGCACCTTTGGCATCTGGCTGGTGGCCAAGCTCACCGCGGTGGCAGTCATGGTCATCTGCCATGCGCTGTGCGGCCTGCTGATCCTGCAGTGCGAACGCCAGCCACGTCCTGCCCTGACCGTCGCCTGCGCGGCGCTGGGCGGCATCACCTTCGGCATGATTGCCGCCACCCTGTGGCTGGTGCTCGCCAAACCTTTCTGA
- a CDS encoding DUF2231 domain-containing protein, whose translation MAEQQESIISRAAIAGHPLHPMMIHFPVAALLGLVATDFAYFWTTDPFWVRASLWLAGVGAVGGWIASIAGLIDLLTVKRIRQKISAWCHAIIAVMMLSLASLNWMLRYRHGEEGFEIWAFYLSLFTAGLIAIAAYLGGRLVYEHAVGVDVE comes from the coding sequence ATGGCTGAGCAACAAGAGTCCATCATCAGTCGCGCGGCCATCGCCGGGCACCCGCTGCACCCGATGATGATCCACTTTCCGGTCGCCGCGCTGCTGGGCCTGGTGGCCACCGATTTCGCCTACTTCTGGACCACCGACCCATTCTGGGTGCGTGCCAGCCTGTGGCTGGCCGGCGTCGGCGCGGTCGGCGGCTGGATTGCCAGCATCGCCGGGTTGATCGACCTGCTGACCGTCAAGCGCATTCGCCAGAAGATCAGCGCCTGGTGCCACGCCATCATCGCCGTGATGATGCTGTCCCTGGCGTCGCTCAACTGGATGCTGCGCTACCGCCACGGCGAGGAGGGTTTCGAGATCTGGGCGTTCTACCTGTCGTTGTTCACCGCCGGGCTGATCGCCATCGCCGCGTACCTGGGCGGGCGCCTGGTCTATGAGCATGCCGTGGGTGTCGACGTCGAGTAG
- the coxB gene encoding cytochrome c oxidase subunit II, protein MARDIALLWWAMCGFFTLVLVVVSALWIYALWRKPREYSLEEARRIQRRWLIGGGILLPSVTIVLLLAFGIPVGQRMMQLPILGERPLQIEVIGHQWWWEVRYPDSGVVTANQLHLPAGQPVDITVSSADVIHSFWVPRLGGKIDMIPGRENRIRLQADKPGTFRGQCTEFCGTQHSHMVLDVQAHSEEDFAAWIDARREPRVEALQGPAADTFLAHCGMCHRVAGVSAGNRAPDLTDLASRRHLGGGLLANEPGATLTWIREHGRLKPGTGMPLTDDLDAEHLQAIATWLEGLEP, encoded by the coding sequence GTGGCGCGCGACATCGCCCTGTTGTGGTGGGCCATGTGCGGCTTCTTCACCCTGGTGCTGGTGGTGGTCAGCGCCCTGTGGATCTACGCCCTGTGGCGCAAGCCGCGCGAGTATTCGCTCGAGGAGGCCCGGCGCATACAGCGGCGCTGGCTGATCGGCGGCGGCATCCTGCTGCCCTCGGTGACCATCGTGCTGCTGCTGGCCTTCGGCATTCCGGTGGGCCAGCGCATGATGCAGTTGCCGATCCTCGGCGAGCGGCCATTGCAGATCGAGGTGATCGGCCACCAGTGGTGGTGGGAGGTGCGCTACCCGGACAGCGGCGTGGTGACCGCCAACCAGCTGCACCTGCCGGCCGGCCAACCGGTGGACATCACGGTCAGCAGCGCCGACGTGATCCACTCCTTCTGGGTGCCACGCCTGGGCGGCAAGATCGACATGATCCCCGGCCGCGAGAATCGCATCCGCCTGCAAGCCGACAAGCCCGGCACCTTTCGCGGCCAGTGCACGGAGTTCTGCGGCACCCAGCACAGCCATATGGTGCTCGACGTGCAGGCGCACAGCGAGGAAGACTTCGCCGCCTGGATCGACGCCCGTCGCGAGCCACGGGTCGAGGCGCTGCAGGGCCCGGCCGCCGACACCTTTCTCGCCCACTGCGGGATGTGCCACCGGGTGGCCGGCGTCAGTGCCGGCAATCGCGCCCCGGACCTTACCGACCTGGCCAGCCGCCGCCATCTCGGCGGGGGCCTGCTGGCCAACGAACCCGGCGCCACGCTGACCTGGATACGCGAGCACGGCCGCCTGAAACCGGGCACCGGCATGCCGCTGACCGACGACCTCGATGCCGAGCACCTGCAGGCCATCGCCACCTGGCTGGAGGGCCTCGAACCATGA
- the ctaD gene encoding cytochrome c oxidase subunit I encodes MSASDQKRSDSRANQCRETADADALHDQFDDVWGNPRGWRALTIVNHTTLGLRFMVTGLGFFLFGILLAMLIRTQLALPGNAFMGPEVFNQVFTMHGTVMMFLFAVPMMEGLAVYLIPKMLGARDLVFPRLSALGYWCYLFGGLIICSSLLFGVAPNAGWFMYTPLSSAAHSPGINADFWLLGITFVEISAVSAGVELVVSILRTRAEGMALNRMPIYAWYILTMAMMIVIGFPPLILGSILLELERAAGLPFFEVARGGDPLLWQHLFWLFGHPEVYIIFLPAAGIVSTLLPVFCGRPLVGYRAVVLGVLSTGFISFGLWVHHMFTVGIPQLAQAFFSAASMLVAIPTAIQVFSWIATLWLGKPRYNVPMLWLVGFLIIFVCGGLTGVMLALVPFDWQVHDTQFVVAHFHYVLIGGMLFPLIAGLYYWLPHFSGRMASERLGKWGFWLVFIGFNMTFLIMHWTGLLGMPRRVYTYETGLGWDMPNLISSIGSFIMVIGIATLLLDLVLHYRYGKPAGNNPWQADTLEWATSLPPNPYNFVSLAKVTDRHPLWRDPDLGESMARGEHALTVIDHGRRETWGVDPLTGKVREIIHLPGNSWLPFIAACFIAMLCLSLLAKSYLLGLFACGASIVVLLRWSWENGAHPKAAPDAQTQPGEPPLHSRTCDGPGLWGMGVTLLSNGALYLSLLFGWFYLWTVAPNWLVPDAPVFNHWLLLAAALLLSLATPWHRRVLARLRQGDARGLLACQVGLAVVGLTQGALLLIALLSESLEPTVRAHDAVIFVMLAYSLGHALLASILSLLQALRVRIGYVGADSPYEPLVVAQLWAYNLGVLWVSYFAIALFPPAFGGA; translated from the coding sequence ATGAGCGCAAGCGACCAGAAGCGCAGCGACAGCCGCGCAAACCAGTGCCGCGAGACAGCCGATGCCGATGCCCTGCACGACCAGTTCGACGACGTGTGGGGCAACCCGCGCGGCTGGCGGGCGCTGACCATCGTCAATCACACCACCCTGGGCCTGCGCTTCATGGTCACCGGGCTGGGCTTCTTCCTGTTCGGCATCCTGCTGGCGATGCTGATCCGTACCCAGCTGGCGCTGCCGGGCAACGCCTTCATGGGCCCGGAGGTGTTCAACCAGGTGTTCACCATGCACGGCACGGTGATGATGTTCCTGTTCGCCGTGCCGATGATGGAAGGCCTGGCCGTCTACCTGATTCCCAAGATGCTCGGCGCCCGCGACCTGGTGTTCCCGCGCCTGTCGGCCCTCGGCTACTGGTGCTACCTGTTCGGCGGGCTGATCATCTGCTCCAGCCTGCTGTTCGGCGTGGCGCCCAATGCCGGCTGGTTCATGTACACGCCACTGTCCAGCGCGGCGCATTCACCGGGCATCAATGCCGACTTCTGGTTGTTGGGCATCACCTTCGTGGAAATCTCCGCGGTGTCGGCCGGGGTCGAGCTGGTGGTATCGATCCTGCGCACCCGCGCCGAGGGCATGGCGTTGAACAGGATGCCGATCTACGCCTGGTACATCCTGACCATGGCGATGATGATCGTCATCGGCTTCCCGCCGCTGATCCTCGGCAGCATTCTGCTGGAACTGGAGCGCGCCGCCGGCCTGCCGTTCTTCGAGGTGGCCCGCGGGGGTGACCCGCTGCTCTGGCAGCACCTGTTCTGGCTGTTCGGCCATCCCGAGGTGTACATCATCTTCCTGCCGGCGGCCGGTATCGTTTCCACCCTGCTGCCGGTGTTCTGCGGCCGCCCGCTGGTGGGCTACCGGGCCGTGGTGCTGGGCGTGCTGAGCACCGGTTTCATCAGCTTCGGCCTGTGGGTGCACCACATGTTCACGGTAGGCATCCCGCAGCTGGCCCAGGCGTTCTTTTCCGCGGCGAGCATGCTGGTGGCGATTCCCACGGCGATTCAGGTGTTCTCCTGGATCGCCACGCTGTGGCTCGGCAAACCGCGCTACAACGTGCCGATGCTATGGCTGGTAGGCTTCCTGATCATCTTCGTGTGCGGCGGGCTGACCGGGGTGATGCTGGCCCTGGTGCCGTTCGACTGGCAGGTCCACGACACCCAGTTCGTGGTCGCCCATTTCCACTACGTGCTGATCGGCGGCATGCTGTTTCCGCTGATCGCCGGGCTGTATTACTGGCTGCCGCATTTCTCCGGACGCATGGCCTCCGAACGCCTCGGCAAGTGGGGGTTCTGGCTGGTGTTCATCGGCTTCAACATGACCTTCCTGATCATGCACTGGACCGGGCTGCTGGGCATGCCGCGGCGGGTATACACCTACGAAACGGGCCTGGGCTGGGACATGCCCAACCTGATCTCGTCGATCGGCAGCTTCATCATGGTGATCGGTATCGCCACCCTGCTGCTGGATCTGGTGCTGCATTACCGCTACGGCAAGCCGGCCGGCAACAACCCCTGGCAGGCCGACACCCTGGAGTGGGCCACCAGCCTGCCGCCCAACCCGTACAACTTCGTCAGCCTGGCCAAGGTCACCGACCGCCACCCGCTGTGGCGCGACCCGGACCTGGGCGAGAGCATGGCCCGCGGCGAGCACGCCCTGACGGTGATCGACCATGGCCGCCGGGAAACCTGGGGGGTCGATCCGCTGACCGGCAAGGTGCGGGAGATCATTCACCTGCCCGGCAACAGCTGGCTGCCGTTCATCGCCGCCTGTTTCATCGCCATGCTGTGCCTCAGCCTGCTGGCCAAGAGCTACCTGCTGGGGCTGTTCGCCTGCGGTGCCTCGATCGTGGTGCTGCTGCGCTGGAGCTGGGAGAACGGCGCCCACCCCAAGGCCGCGCCGGACGCCCAGACCCAGCCTGGCGAGCCGCCGCTGCATTCGCGTACCTGCGATGGGCCGGGCCTCTGGGGCATGGGCGTGACGCTGCTGTCCAACGGCGCATTGTACCTGTCGCTGCTGTTCGGCTGGTTCTACCTGTGGACGGTGGCGCCGAACTGGCTGGTGCCGGATGCGCCCGTGTTCAACCACTGGCTGCTGCTGGCCGCCGCCCTGCTGCTGAGCCTGGCCACGCCCTGGCACCGGCGGGTGCTGGCACGACTGCGCCAGGGTGATGCTCGTGGGTTGCTCGCTTGCCAGGTCGGCCTGGCCGTGGTCGGCCTGACTCAGGGCGCCCTGCTGCTGATCGCCTTGCTCAGCGAATCACTGGAGCCGACCGTGCGCGCCCATGATGCGGTGATCTTCGTGATGCTCGCCTACAGCCTCGGCCATGCCCTGCTCGCCAGCATCCTCAGCCTGCTGCAGGCATTGCGCGTACGCATCGGCTACGTCGGCGCCGATTCGCCCTATGAACCGCTGGTGGTCGCCCAGCTGTGGGCCTACAACCTCGGTGTGCTGTGGGTCAGCTACTTCGCCATCGCCCTTTTCCCACCTGCTTTCGGAGGCGCCTGA
- a CDS encoding SLC13 family permease produces MSKLEQSRGALLAARIGLFLGPLLLLACIASEPPTGLSEEAWLTAGLIGLMATWWATEAIPIPATALLPIPMIPLLGIGTPQAATGPYANPVIFLFLGGFLLGLCMQRWELHRRIALNTLIAVGNQPARQIGGFMLATALIGMGVSNTATAIMMLPIGLSVITMLTQKGEAAEHQRFATALLLGIAYAASIGGISTLIGTPPNALLAAYLREHHDVHVGFGQWMMVGVPVATCMLLFVWWWLTRGGFKLEGDSQPMLKEELAKLGAWSTGEKRIALVFGLAALAWVTQPLIAKVVSTVDDTLIAMVAALSLFLIPGKRDGDKRVYLMDWDTANKVPWGILILFGGGLSLAGAITSTGLATWIGEGLQSVGTLHLLLIIGAVTLTINVLTEVTSNTATAAAFIPLVGALAVSQGIPVELLTIPATIAASCAFMMPVATPPNALVFGTGLMRIQSMIKAGFVINVYSVILVTTLCYLLIGVIWSH; encoded by the coding sequence ATGAGCAAACTAGAACAATCCCGCGGAGCCCTGCTGGCCGCCCGTATCGGCCTGTTTCTCGGGCCTCTGTTACTCCTTGCCTGCATCGCCAGCGAGCCGCCGACCGGCCTCAGCGAGGAAGCCTGGCTGACCGCCGGCCTTATCGGCCTGATGGCCACCTGGTGGGCGACCGAAGCCATTCCCATCCCCGCTACCGCCCTGCTGCCCATTCCGATGATTCCCTTGCTTGGCATCGGCACACCGCAAGCGGCCACCGGCCCTTACGCCAACCCGGTGATCTTTCTGTTCCTCGGTGGTTTCCTGCTCGGCCTGTGCATGCAGCGCTGGGAGCTGCACCGACGTATCGCGCTGAATACCCTGATTGCGGTGGGCAACCAGCCGGCCCGGCAGATCGGCGGCTTCATGCTCGCCACCGCATTGATCGGCATGGGCGTGAGCAACACCGCCACGGCGATCATGATGCTGCCCATCGGTCTGTCGGTGATCACCATGCTCACCCAGAAAGGCGAGGCCGCCGAGCACCAGCGCTTCGCCACCGCCCTGCTGCTGGGCATCGCCTACGCCGCCAGCATTGGCGGTATCTCCACGCTGATCGGCACGCCACCCAATGCCCTGCTGGCCGCCTACCTGCGCGAACACCATGACGTGCATGTCGGTTTCGGCCAGTGGATGATGGTCGGCGTGCCGGTGGCCACCTGCATGCTGCTGTTCGTCTGGTGGTGGCTGACCCGCGGCGGCTTCAAGCTCGAAGGCGACAGCCAGCCGATGCTCAAGGAGGAACTGGCCAAGCTCGGTGCCTGGTCGACCGGCGAGAAGCGCATCGCCCTGGTGTTCGGTCTCGCCGCCCTGGCCTGGGTCACCCAGCCGCTGATCGCCAAGGTGGTCAGCACCGTGGACGACACCCTGATCGCCATGGTGGCGGCGCTCAGCCTGTTCCTGATCCCCGGCAAGCGTGATGGCGACAAGCGCGTGTACCTGATGGACTGGGACACCGCCAACAAGGTGCCCTGGGGCATCCTGATCCTGTTCGGCGGCGGCCTGTCGCTGGCCGGCGCGATCACCTCCACGGGGCTGGCCACCTGGATCGGCGAAGGCCTGCAGAGCGTCGGCACGCTGCACCTGTTGCTGATCATCGGCGCGGTGACCCTGACCATCAACGTGCTCACCGAGGTCACCTCGAACACCGCCACCGCTGCGGCGTTCATTCCCCTGGTCGGCGCCCTGGCGGTGTCCCAGGGCATCCCGGTGGAGCTGCTGACCATCCCGGCGACCATCGCCGCCAGCTGCGCCTTCATGATGCCGGTGGCGACGCCGCCCAATGCCCTGGTGTTCGGCACCGGGCTGATGCGCATCCAGTCGATGATCAAGGCGGGCTTCGTGATCAACGTCTACAGCGTGATCCTGGTGACCACCCTGTGCTACCTGCTGATCGGGGTGATCTGGAGCCACTGA
- the argR gene encoding transcriptional regulator ArgR has product MTAPRIGFLLWPSTKPLTLALAEEALSVAQRVHPEVVYEVAFLQAEEPAEGAWRLPGSSWTAGLEGYRKLFLLADEPPAAVAPALATALKQVARNGCCLGAVAAGVYPLAQLGLLDGYRASVHWRWQDDFAERFPKVIATSHLFDWDRDRLTACGGMAVMDMLLALLARDHGAELAGAVSEELVVERIREGGERQRIPLQNRLGSSHPKLTQAVLLMEANIEEPLTTDEIAQHVCVSRRQLERIFKQYLNRVPSQYYLELRLNKARQLLMQTSKSIIQIGLSCGFSSGPHFSSAYRNFFGATPREDRNQRRSNSPFELTSAPAERG; this is encoded by the coding sequence ATGACTGCCCCCCGAATCGGCTTCCTGCTTTGGCCCTCCACCAAGCCCCTGACCCTGGCGCTGGCGGAAGAGGCCCTGAGCGTCGCCCAGCGCGTCCATCCGGAGGTGGTCTACGAGGTGGCGTTCCTGCAGGCCGAAGAGCCCGCCGAGGGTGCCTGGCGCCTGCCGGGCAGTTCCTGGACGGCGGGCCTGGAGGGCTATCGCAAGCTGTTCCTGCTCGCCGACGAGCCGCCGGCTGCGGTGGCACCGGCACTGGCCACGGCGCTCAAGCAGGTGGCGCGCAATGGCTGCTGCCTGGGGGCGGTGGCGGCGGGGGTCTACCCGCTGGCGCAGCTGGGGTTGCTCGACGGTTACCGCGCCTCGGTGCACTGGCGCTGGCAGGACGACTTCGCCGAGCGCTTTCCCAAGGTGATCGCCACCAGCCACCTGTTCGACTGGGACCGTGATCGCCTCACCGCCTGTGGCGGCATGGCGGTGATGGACATGCTGCTGGCCCTGCTGGCCCGTGACCACGGCGCCGAGCTGGCCGGCGCGGTATCCGAGGAGCTGGTGGTCGAGCGTATTCGCGAGGGCGGCGAGCGCCAGCGCATCCCCCTGCAGAATCGTCTCGGCTCCAGCCACCCCAAGCTGACCCAGGCGGTGCTGCTGATGGAAGCCAATATCGAGGAGCCGCTGACCACCGACGAGATTGCCCAGCACGTGTGCGTGTCGCGTCGCCAGCTGGAACGCATCTTCAAGCAGTACCTCAATCGCGTACCCAGCCAGTACTACCTGGAGCTGCGCCTGAACAAGGCCCGCCAGCTGCTGATGCAGACCAGCAAGTCGATCATCCAGATCGGCCTGTCCTGCGGCTTTTCCTCGGGGCCGCATTTCTCCAGCGCCTACCGCAACTTCTTCGGCGCCACGCCGCGGGAAGACCGCAACCAGCGGCGCAGCAACAGCCCCTTCGAACTGACTTCGGCGCCTGCCGAACGCGGTTAG
- a CDS encoding ABC transporter ATP-binding protein yields MYKLEVTDLHKRYGSHEVLKGVSLAAKAGDVISIIGSSGSGKSTFLRCINLLEQPHAGQIQLNGEALKLVPGKDGALRAADHKQLQRLRSRLAMVFQHFNLWAHMNVLENVMEAPVHVLGMGKAEARDKAEHYLQKVGVAHRKSAYPAHMSGGEQQRVAIARALAMEPEVMLFDEPTSALDPELVGDVLKVMRDLAAEGRTMVVVTHEMGFAREVSNGLLFLHQGLVEEQGDPREVLANPQSQRLQQFLSGSLK; encoded by the coding sequence ATGTACAAGCTCGAAGTGACGGACCTGCACAAGCGCTACGGCAGCCATGAGGTGCTCAAGGGCGTGTCGCTGGCCGCCAAGGCCGGTGACGTGATCAGCATCATCGGCTCCAGCGGCTCCGGCAAGAGCACCTTCCTGCGTTGCATCAACCTGCTCGAGCAGCCCCACGCCGGGCAGATCCAGCTCAACGGCGAGGCGCTCAAGCTGGTGCCCGGCAAGGACGGCGCCCTGCGCGCCGCCGACCACAAGCAACTGCAGCGCCTGCGCTCGCGGCTGGCCATGGTGTTCCAGCACTTCAATTTGTGGGCGCACATGAACGTGCTGGAAAACGTTATGGAGGCGCCGGTGCACGTGCTGGGCATGGGCAAGGCCGAGGCTCGCGACAAGGCCGAGCACTACCTGCAGAAGGTCGGCGTGGCCCATCGCAAGAGCGCCTATCCCGCACACATGAGTGGCGGCGAGCAGCAGCGCGTGGCCATCGCCCGGGCCCTGGCCATGGAGCCGGAAGTGATGCTGTTCGACGAGCCCACCTCGGCCCTCGATCCCGAACTGGTCGGCGACGTATTGAAAGTCATGCGAGATCTGGCCGCCGAGGGGCGTACCATGGTGGTGGTCACCCACGAGATGGGCTTTGCCCGCGAGGTGTCCAATGGGTTGCTGTTCCTGCATCAGGGCCTGGTGGAGGAGCAGGGCGACCCGCGCGAGGTGCTGGCCAACCCGCAATCTCAACGCCTGCAACAGTTCCTCAGCGGCAGCCTCAAGTAG
- a CDS encoding ABC transporter permease, which yields MIFDYTVIWDSLPLYFGGVLVTLKLLAIALFFGLLLAIPLALMRTSRSPWVNGPAWLYTYVIRGTPMLVQLFLVYYGLAQFEAVRESVLWPYLSNATFCACVAFAINTSAYSAEILAGSLKATPHGEIEAARAMGMSRAKLYRRILLPSALRRALPQYSNEVIMMLHTTSLASIVTLIDITGAARTVSSQYYLPFEAFITAGLFYLCLTFILVRLFKVAERRWLAYLAPRRS from the coding sequence ATGATCTTCGATTACACCGTCATCTGGGACAGCCTGCCGCTGTATTTCGGCGGCGTGCTGGTGACCCTCAAGCTGCTGGCCATCGCACTGTTCTTCGGCCTGCTGCTGGCCATTCCGCTGGCCCTGATGCGCACCTCGCGCTCGCCGTGGGTTAACGGCCCGGCCTGGCTGTACACCTACGTGATTCGTGGCACGCCGATGCTGGTGCAGCTGTTTCTGGTCTATTACGGCCTGGCCCAGTTCGAGGCGGTGCGCGAGAGCGTGCTGTGGCCTTACCTGTCCAACGCCACCTTCTGCGCCTGCGTGGCGTTCGCCATCAATACCAGCGCCTACAGCGCCGAGATTCTCGCCGGCAGCCTCAAGGCCACGCCCCATGGCGAGATCGAGGCGGCCAGGGCCATGGGCATGTCGCGGGCCAAGCTGTACCGCCGCATTCTCCTGCCGTCGGCGCTGCGCCGCGCGCTGCCGCAGTACAGCAACGAAGTGATCATGATGCTGCACACCACCAGCCTGGCGTCGATCGTCACCCTGATCGACATCACCGGCGCGGCGCGCACCGTCAGCTCCCAGTACTACCTGCCGTTCGAGGCGTTCATCACCGCCGGGCTGTTCTACCTGTGCCTGACCTTCATCCTGGTGCGCCTGTTCAAGGTGGCCGAGCGTCGCTGGCTGGCCTACCTGGCGCCGCGGCGTTCCTGA
- a CDS encoding ABC transporter permease, translating into MLNGYGSSIIEGAWLTLILALTSMAVAIVLGLIGAAFRLSPVRWLAVLGETYSTVIRGIPDLVLILLIFYGGQDMVNRVAPMLGYDEYIDINPFIAGVFTMGFIFGAYLSETFRGAFMAIPKGQAEAGAAYGMSGLQVFLRILVPQMIRFAIPGFTNNWLVLTKATALISVVGLQDMMFKAKSAADATREPFTFYLAVAGLYLLITSVSLLALRYLEKRYSVGTKAAEL; encoded by the coding sequence ATGCTCAACGGCTACGGCTCGTCCATTATCGAGGGCGCCTGGCTCACCCTGATTCTGGCCCTGACCTCGATGGCGGTGGCGATCGTGCTCGGCCTGATCGGCGCGGCGTTCCGGCTGTCGCCGGTGCGCTGGCTGGCGGTGCTGGGGGAAACCTATTCGACGGTGATCCGCGGCATTCCCGACCTGGTGCTGATCCTGCTGATCTTCTACGGCGGCCAGGACATGGTGAACCGGGTCGCGCCGATGCTCGGCTACGACGAGTACATCGACATCAACCCGTTCATCGCCGGTGTGTTCACCATGGGCTTCATCTTCGGCGCCTATCTGTCGGAGACCTTCCGCGGCGCCTTCATGGCCATTCCCAAGGGCCAGGCAGAGGCGGGCGCGGCTTATGGCATGAGCGGCCTGCAGGTGTTTCTGCGCATTCTGGTGCCGCAGATGATCCGCTTCGCTATCCCGGGCTTCACCAACAACTGGCTGGTGCTCACCAAGGCCACCGCGCTGATCTCGGTGGTCGGCCTGCAGGACATGATGTTCAAGGCCAAGAGCGCCGCCGACGCCACCCGCGAGCCCTTCACCTTCTACTTGGCGGTGGCCGGCCTGTACCTGCTGATCACCAGCGTCTCGCTGCTGGCCCTGCGTTACCTGGAAAAACGCTATTCGGTCGGCACCAAGGCGGCCGAACTGTGA
- a CDS encoding ABC transporter substrate-binding protein — MKKIALLGALALSLLSPLTMAQEAKALRIGIEAAYPPFAYKTPDGNITGFDYDIGVALCEQMKVECKWIEQEFDGLIPALKVRKFDAVLSSMSITEERKRAVDFTGKYYATPAKLAMKSGAVMNDVASDLKGKKIGVQRSSVYDRYATDVFAPAGAEIVRYSSQNEVFLDLSAGRLDGTIADSVNIEDGFLKTEAGKGFAFVGPDFTEEKYFGEGQGIAVRKGDKALADKISAAILAIRENGKYKAIQDKYFSFDVYGK, encoded by the coding sequence ATGAAGAAGATCGCACTGCTCGGCGCGCTGGCACTATCCCTGCTGTCGCCGCTGACCATGGCCCAGGAGGCCAAGGCGCTGCGTATCGGTATCGAAGCGGCCTACCCGCCGTTCGCCTACAAGACTCCCGACGGCAACATCACCGGCTTCGACTACGACATCGGTGTGGCCCTGTGTGAACAAATGAAGGTCGAGTGCAAGTGGATCGAGCAGGAGTTCGATGGCCTGATCCCGGCCCTGAAAGTGCGCAAGTTCGACGCCGTGCTGTCGTCGATGTCGATCACCGAAGAGCGCAAGCGCGCCGTGGACTTCACCGGCAAGTACTACGCCACCCCCGCCAAGCTGGCGATGAAGAGCGGCGCGGTGATGAACGACGTGGCCAGCGACCTAAAGGGCAAGAAGATCGGCGTGCAGCGCTCTTCCGTGTATGACCGCTATGCCACCGACGTCTTCGCCCCGGCCGGTGCCGAGATCGTGCGTTACAGCTCGCAGAACGAAGTGTTCCTGGACCTCAGTGCCGGCCGCCTGGATGGCACCATCGCCGACTCGGTGAACATCGAAGACGGCTTCCTGAAAACCGAGGCCGGCAAGGGCTTCGCCTTCGTGGGCCCGGATTTCACCGAAGAGAAGTACTTCGGCGAAGGCCAGGGCATCGCCGTGCGCAAGGGCGACAAGGCGCTGGCCGACAAGATCAGCGCCGCGATCCTGGCGATCCGCGAGAACGGCAAGTACAAGGCCATTCAGGACAAGTACTTCAGCTTCGACGTCTACGGCAAGTAA